A single Vanacampus margaritifer isolate UIUO_Vmar chromosome 7, RoL_Vmar_1.0, whole genome shotgun sequence DNA region contains:
- the dctn6 gene encoding dynactin subunit 6: MADKQNSQKSVKIAAGAVVCVESEIKGDVTIGPRTVVHPKARIIAEAGPIVIGEGNLIEEQAVIINSYPENIIPDTEVEPKTMTIGINNVFEVGCLSQALKIGDNNVIESKADVGRNVILTSGCIIGAFCQVNTCEVIPENTVIYGSGCMRRVQTERPQPQTLQLDFLMKILPNYHHLKKTIKASHTAS, from the exons ATGGCGGATAAACAAAACTCTCAGAAAAG CGTTAAGATTGCAGCAGGGGCTGTGGTGTGTGTTGAAAGTGAGATCAAAGGGGATGTTACCATAG GCCCAAGGACAGTGGTCCACCCAAAAGCACGAATTATTGCAGAAGCGGGACCCATTGTGATTGGAGAAGGCAATTTGATCGAGGAACAAGCTGTCATCATTAACAG TTACCCAGAAAACATCATACCAGATACTGAAGTGGAACCGAAGACGATGACCATTGGTATCAATAACGTATTTGAAGTTGGCTGTT TGTCACAAGCCCTTAAAATTGGAGACAACAATGTTATAGAATCAAAAG CTGATGTGGGTAGGAACGTCATCCTAACCAGTGGCTGCATCATCGGGGCCTTCTGCCAGGTGAACACCTGCGAAGTCATACCTGAGAACACAGTCATTTATGGCTCTGGATGTATGAGGCGGGTGCAGACTGAGAGACCACAG CCTCAAACACTCCAGCTAGATTTCCTAATGAAGATTT